One window of Nocardioides dongkuii genomic DNA carries:
- a CDS encoding acyl-CoA thioesterase: MSADDAGAVEELVALLDLEQIDLDLFRGSQPDSERARVYGGQVAAQALVAGTRTVDPAYAVHSLHSYFLRAGDYSVPIVYDVERIRDSRAFQTRRVVARQHGRPIYYQTLDFQLPEDGIEHQDALPAVGGPDEGFDLVGLMRGRGTSDADALGREWSALDVRYLGNSQTGLPAHARHQAQARMWIRLRDRLPDDPVVHLAAFTYASDVSLLGASMVAHADAHPNTTQMASIDHTIWFHRPFRADEWWLYDQWSPSASGARGLSLGRVFLEDGTLVATLAQEGLIRPRG, from the coding sequence CAGCCCGACTCCGAGCGCGCCCGTGTGTACGGCGGGCAGGTCGCCGCGCAGGCGCTGGTCGCGGGCACCCGCACCGTCGACCCGGCGTACGCCGTCCACTCGCTGCACTCCTACTTCCTGCGCGCCGGCGACTACTCCGTGCCGATCGTGTACGACGTCGAGCGGATCCGCGACAGCCGCGCGTTCCAGACCCGCCGGGTCGTCGCGCGGCAGCACGGACGGCCGATCTACTACCAGACGCTGGACTTCCAGCTGCCCGAGGACGGCATCGAGCACCAGGACGCCCTGCCGGCGGTCGGCGGTCCCGACGAGGGCTTCGACCTCGTCGGGCTGATGCGCGGTCGCGGGACGAGCGACGCCGACGCGCTGGGCCGGGAGTGGTCCGCGCTCGACGTCCGCTACCTCGGCAACTCGCAGACCGGGCTGCCCGCGCATGCCCGGCACCAGGCCCAGGCGCGGATGTGGATCCGGCTGCGCGACCGGCTCCCCGACGACCCGGTGGTGCACCTCGCGGCGTTCACCTACGCCAGCGACGTCAGCCTGCTCGGCGCGTCGATGGTCGCCCACGCCGACGCGCACCCGAACACCACGCAGATGGCCTCGATCGACCACACGATCTGGTTCCACCGGCCGTTCCGCGCCGACGAGTGGTGGCTCTACGACCAGTGGTCGCCCTCGGCCAGCGGCGCCCGCGGGCTCTCGCTCGGGCGGGTGTTCCTCGAGGACGGCACGCTCGTGGCGACGCTCGCCCAGGAGGGGCTGATCCGGCCGAGGGGCTGA